From the Carya illinoinensis cultivar Pawnee chromosome 4, C.illinoinensisPawnee_v1, whole genome shotgun sequence genome, one window contains:
- the LOC122308359 gene encoding deSI-like protein At4g17486, with protein MGAECSSSSASEYDGNKNSETQVVLNVYDLSPINNYTSWFGFGVFHSGIEVHGKEYGFGAHELSASGVFEVEPRSCPGFVYRCSIPLSRITIVPSDFRKFLENVASEYHGDTYHLIFKNCNHFTDDISWRLTGKHIPGWVNRLARVGALCSCLLPESLQVSTVKQLPEYHDCSENGTEFLSTPIARESTEIDDQEKSLLPPLAISGDLAFVKEAHH; from the exons ATGGGGGCAGAGTGCTCTTCGAGCTCGGCCTCTGAATATGATGGAAACAAAAATAGCGAGACCCAGGTGGTTCTGAACGTGTACGATCTCAGCCCTATTAACAATTACACTTCTTGGTTCGGTTTCGGAGTCTTTCATTCCGGTATTGAAG TCCATGGGAAGGAGTATGGATTTGGAGCTCATGAACTTTCAGCAAGTGGAGTTTTTGAAGTGGAACCAAGGAGTTGCCCAGGTTTTGTTTACCGATGTTCCATCCCATTGAGCCGCATAACCATCGTTCCATCTGATTTCCGGAAATTTCTTGAGAATGTAGCTTCTGAGTATCATGGGGATACCTATCACCTCATTTTCAAGAACTGCAACCATTTTACAGATGACATCTCATGGAGATTGACGGGAAAACACATCCCAGGGTGGGTGAATCGACTCGCCCGAGTAG GTGCTTTATGTAGTTGTCTGCTTCCAGAAAGCCTTCAAGTATCTACTGTTAAACAGCTGCCTGAATACCATGACTGTTCAG AAAATGGTACAGAATTTCTATCAACCCCCATTGCACGTGAGTCAACAGAAATTGATGATCAAGAGAAGAGCCTACTGCCCCCATTGGctattagtggtgacttggcaTTTGTTAAAGAGGCGCACCATTGA